The window AACCGGCTCGCCCCAGGTCAGGTACGTGTCGGCGTGATCCGCGGCGAGTTGGAGTGCGGGCGGCGACGACCCACCGAGATAGACCCGTGGGATCGGCGCCGGCGGTCGCCGCAACCGCGCGCCGGTCAGTTGGTAGTGGGTGCCGTGGTGGTCGAACCGGGTGCCGGACCAGGAGGCGCGGACGACCTCGAGGAACTCCTCGGCACGCTGGTAGCGCTCGTCGTGCGCCAGCGGGTCGCCGTAGCCGCGCTGCTCGGCGTCGCTGCCTCCGGCGACCACGTTGAGCAGCAGCCGTCCGTCCGACAGTCGTTGGAAGGTCGCCGCCATCTGCGCGGCGAGCGCCGGTGCGACGAGTCCGGGCCGGAACGCGACGAGGAACTTCAGCCGCCGGGTCTGGGCGATGAGCGCCGCGGTGACGATCCAGGCGTCCTCGCAGTGGGCACCGGTCGGAGTGAGGACGCCCTCGTAGCCGAGGGTGTCGGCGGCGCGGGCCAACTGGGTCAGGTAGTCGAGCGACGCGGGACGCCGGCCCTCGTCCCGCGCTCCCGCCCGCGCTTCCGCGTCGCCGATCTCGAGACCGTGCACGGATCCGCCCAGCCGCCGGCCGTCGCCGCCGGTCGGCAGGAACCAGTGGAACACCGGATGCGTCGCGCTGCCCGAAGTTGCTGTCATGCCATCTTTCCTATCACGCTATCCCTAGCGGAATAGTGGGCAATATTATGTCGTTGGACCTGCTGTCGGCAGCCGTCCACCAGCACGTTGGTACAACCAAAGTCCACTAAACCTGTAGGGATAGACAACTTCAGGTTGACCGGGGTAGTCTCCGGAAAGGACCTAGATCCACAGGAGGTGACGACCGTGCACCCGATCACCCGCCGGACCGTCGTCATCGCGTCGACACCGAGATCTGCCGGTGTTGTCCTGGTCTCCCGTCGACACATCGACCTGCAGCGCGTTGCCGGCGCACTCTGTCCCCGCTGACCTGACTCCAGTCCCTCCACGCATCGGCACCCCCGGACCGGTCCCGGCCAACCGTCGGCCGTCACCACGAGTCGGTCCGTGGCCACACCCAGCAGGAAGCGGAGCATCGTCATGTCCGATTCAGGAAGCTCACTGCATCTCGCGGTCGCCCTCGACGGCGCCGGCTGGCACCCCGCGGCGTGGCGCGAACCCGGGGCCCGGCCGACCGAACTGCTCACCCCGCGCTACTGGTCCGACCTGGTGATCGAAGCCGAACGGGGGCTGCTGGACTTCGTGACGATCGACGACTCGCTCGGGTTGCAGTCGTCGAGTCGTACCGAGTCGGACCGGCGGACCGACCAGGTACGCGGACGCCTCGACGCCGTGCTGGTCGCCGCCCGCGTCGCGCCACTGACCAGCCACATCGGACTGGTGCCCACGGTCGTGGTCACCCACACCGAGCCGTTCCACATCGCGAAGGCGATCGCCACCCTGGACTACGTCTCGTCCGGCCGGGCCGGAGTGCAGGTCCGGGTGTCGGCCCGGCCGGACGAGGCGGCCCACTTCGGCCGCCGCACCCTGCCCCGGATCAGCCTCGACGACCTGTCCACCCCGCAGGCGCAGGAGCTGATCGGGGACCTGTTCGCCGAGACCGCCGACTACGTGGAGGCGGTACGGCGACTCTGGGACAGCTGGGAGGACGACGCGGAGATCCGGGACGTCGCCACCGGGCGCTTCGTCGACCGGGACAAGCTGCACTACGTCGACTTCGAGGGACGCTGGTTCAACGTCAAGGGCCCGTCCATCACCCCTCGGCCCCCGCAGGGCCAACCCCTGGTCAGCGCGCTGGCGCACCAGAGCGTGCCGTACCGGCTCGTCGCCGGGTCCGCCGACATCGGCTACGTGACGCCGCACGACGCCACGCAGGTGCGGGAGATCGTCGCCGAGATCCGGGCCGGGCAGGCCGCCGCCGGGCGGGCCGGGGAAACCGTGCACATCCTCGGTGACCTGGTCGTGTTCCTGGACGACTCGGCTCCGGCCGCCGAAGCCCGCAGGGCGCGCCTCGACGACCTCGCCGGCAGCCCGTACGTCAGCGACGCCCCGGTGTTCGTCGGCACCCCGGCGCAACTGGCGGACCTGTTGCAGGAGTGGCACCTGGCCGGGCTGTCCGGGTTTCGCCTGCGCCCCGGCACCATCCCGCACGACCTGGAGCAGATCACCCGGGCACTCGTGCCGGAGCTGCAGCGTCGGCAGGCGTTCCGAACCGGGTACGCCGCCGGCACCCTGCGCGGGCTGCTCGGCCTGACCAGGCCAGCCAATCGTTACGCGGCCGTCTGACCGTCGTCACCGCGAAGCCGGAAGGACCCCTTTCGACCATGAGCAGACCCCTCAAGCAGATCCATCTCGCCGCCCACTTTCCCGGCGTCAACAACACCACGGTGTGGAGTGACCCGCAGGCGGGAAGCCACATCGAGTTCAGCTCGTTCGCGCACCTCGCGCGCACCGCCGAGCGGGCGAAGTTCGACTTCCTGTTCCTGGCCGAGGGACTGCGGCTGCGCGAGCAGAACGGCCTGATCTACGACCTGGACGTGGTCGGGCGCCCGGACACCTTCACTGTGCTCGCCGCCCTCGCGGCGGTCACCGAGCGACTCGGCCTCGCCGGGACCATCAACTCCACCTTCAACGAGCCGTACGAGGTCGCGCGACAGTTCGCCAGCCTCGACCACCTCTCCGGTGGCCGGGCCGCGTGGAACGTGGTCACCTCCTGGGACGCGTTCACCGGTGAGAACTTCCGCCGGGGCGGATTCCTGCCACAGGAGCAGCGCTACCGACGGGCACGCAACTTCCTGCAGACCGCGGGGGAACTGTTCGACTCCTGGCACGGTGACGAGATTGTGGCCAACCAGGCCACCGGTGACTTCCTCGGCGAACCGGACGCGGGCGCGTTCGCCCACCACGATCCGGACTTCGACATCGCCGGTCGGTTCAACGTCCCGCGCAGCCCCCAGGGACGGCCGGTGATCCTCCAGGCCGGTGACTCCGAGGAGGGGCGGGAGTTCGCCGCGTCGTCGGCTGACGCGATCTTCAGCCGGTACGCCACCCTGACCGAGGGGCAGGCCTTCTACGCCGACGTCAAGGGCCGGCTCGCCCGGTACGGGCGTACCCACGACGAGTTGCTCATCCTGCCCGCGGCCACCTTCGTGCTCGGCGACACCGACGCCGAGGCCCGCGACCTCGCCCACCAGGTACGACTCCAGCAGGTCAGCGGCCAGACCGCGATCAAGTTCCTGGAACAGCTCTGGAACCGTGACCTGTCCGGCTACGACCCCGACGGGCCGCTGCCCGAGATCGACCCCGATCCCGGTGAGCACACCATCGCCCGAGGGCGCGCCAGCGTACGGATGTACCGCGACCCCGTAGCCACGGCCAGACAGTGGCGCGAGCGCGCCACCGCGGAGAAGCTCTCCATCCGTGAACTGATCATCGAGGTCACCGGGCGGCAGACGTTCACCGGCGCGCCCGCGACCGTCGCGGACGCCA of the Micromonospora sp. NBC_01796 genome contains:
- a CDS encoding LLM class flavin-dependent oxidoreductase encodes the protein MTATSGSATHPVFHWFLPTGGDGRRLGGSVHGLEIGDAEARAGARDEGRRPASLDYLTQLARAADTLGYEGVLTPTGAHCEDAWIVTAALIAQTRRLKFLVAFRPGLVAPALAAQMAATFQRLSDGRLLLNVVAGGSDAEQRGYGDPLAHDERYQRAEEFLEVVRASWSGTRFDHHGTHYQLTGARLRRPPAPIPRVYLGGSSPPALQLAADHADTYLTWGEPVPLVAEKVDRVRALAAARGRTVRFGLRIHVISRDSTARAWQDAEALIAGLDDATIAAGQQRLRALESVGQRRMLDLHGGSRDRLVVAPNLWAGIGLVRGGAGTALVGAHDEVAERIAEYRAAGIDEFVLSGYPHLEEAYRFAEEVRPLLG
- a CDS encoding putative leader peptide translates to MHPITRRTVVIASTPRSAGVVLVSRRHIDLQRVAGALCPR
- a CDS encoding LLM class flavin-dependent oxidoreductase yields the protein MSDSGSSLHLAVALDGAGWHPAAWREPGARPTELLTPRYWSDLVIEAERGLLDFVTIDDSLGLQSSSRTESDRRTDQVRGRLDAVLVAARVAPLTSHIGLVPTVVVTHTEPFHIAKAIATLDYVSSGRAGVQVRVSARPDEAAHFGRRTLPRISLDDLSTPQAQELIGDLFAETADYVEAVRRLWDSWEDDAEIRDVATGRFVDRDKLHYVDFEGRWFNVKGPSITPRPPQGQPLVSALAHQSVPYRLVAGSADIGYVTPHDATQVREIVAEIRAGQAAAGRAGETVHILGDLVVFLDDSAPAAEARRARLDDLAGSPYVSDAPVFVGTPAQLADLLQEWHLAGLSGFRLRPGTIPHDLEQITRALVPELQRRQAFRTGYAAGTLRGLLGLTRPANRYAAV
- a CDS encoding NtaA/DmoA family FMN-dependent monooxygenase (This protein belongs to a clade of FMN-dependent monooxygenases, within a broader family of flavin-dependent oxidoreductases, the luciferase-like monooxygenase (LMM) family, some of whose members use coenzyme F420 rather than FMN.), encoding MSRPLKQIHLAAHFPGVNNTTVWSDPQAGSHIEFSSFAHLARTAERAKFDFLFLAEGLRLREQNGLIYDLDVVGRPDTFTVLAALAAVTERLGLAGTINSTFNEPYEVARQFASLDHLSGGRAAWNVVTSWDAFTGENFRRGGFLPQEQRYRRARNFLQTAGELFDSWHGDEIVANQATGDFLGEPDAGAFAHHDPDFDIAGRFNVPRSPQGRPVILQAGDSEEGREFAASSADAIFSRYATLTEGQAFYADVKGRLARYGRTHDELLILPAATFVLGDTDAEARDLAHQVRLQQVSGQTAIKFLEQLWNRDLSGYDPDGPLPEIDPDPGEHTIARGRASVRMYRDPVATARQWRERATAEKLSIRELIIEVTGRQTFTGAPATVADAINDLVQADASDGFILVPHVTPGGLDGFADTVVPLLQERGVFRTEYEGETLRDHLGLGAPRRTGEALRVAS